One Panicum virgatum strain AP13 chromosome 9K, P.virgatum_v5, whole genome shotgun sequence genomic region harbors:
- the LOC120649883 gene encoding peptidyl-prolyl cis-trans isomerase FKBP62-like, with protein MVRSSRITFSSAAAVAMAGAGGSSSSDDDEAGEEIESAPPLRVGEERAIGPWGIRKRLLRDGQGWATPVPPDEVSVHYVGTLPDGTLFASTRDGGGEESRTINLGSGDVVAGLERGICTMKKGEKALFMLPPLAYEDSGAPGVPIGSELHFEVELSSWLTVVDVCKNGGIIKKVLSTGVNRQTGELDEVTVKYKIKLLDESTVEESPEEGSTFFVNEGHVLPALPMVLKTMKEGERAVVMVQSQYAFGEQGRAAKNQFSAVPPNSAVNMDVELVSLKPVVDVSGDLKVMKKTLKSGDGLRTPHDGETVHIRYIGSLEDGTVFEKFGFDGEPFEFIIDEEQVTVGLDRAVATMVKGELTEVTVKFEYGFGSTEVQRQLITVPSCSTLIYEVELIDFTKEKESWEMSAHEKLEAAEKSKVAGNDLFKIRKFQRAAKKYSEALSYINEDGHVEDEVEKLVKTVRISCWLNHAACCLKLKDFAQAISLCSMVLEIESCNVKALYRRAQAYIELYDLELAKTDLRKALELDPNNKEVKLLQANLKKLQVESDKRDAELYANMFDRITEESDAVSKKRKVENVNHNEETKSSDAEEALEVVKGH; from the exons ATGGTCCGCTCCTCGCGCATCACcttctcctcggcggcggccgtagcCATGGCGGGTGCcgggggctcctcctcctccgatgacgacgaggccGGCGAGGAGATCGAGTCGGCGCCCCCGCTCCGCGTCGGCGAGGAGCGCGCCATCGGCCCGTGGGGGATCCGCAAGCGCCTCCTCCGCGACGGCCAGGGATGGGCCACCCCCGTGCCTCCCGACGAGGTCTCAG TGCACTACGTTGGGACGCTCCCCGATGGCACGCTGTTTGCGTCGACGAGGGACGGAGGAGGGGAGGAGTCCCGCACGATCAATCTCGGCAGTG GAGATGTGGTAGCTGGGCTAGAGCGTGGAATCTGTACAATGAAGAAAGGAGAGAAAGCATTATTTATGCTTCCTCCTTTGGCTTATGAAGATTCTGGTGCTCCGGGTGTTCCTATTGGTTCTGAGCTACATTTTGAGGTTGAGCTGTCATCATGGTTAACAGTGGTGGATGTATGTAAAAATGGTGGAATTATAAAGAAAGTTTTGTCAACTGGAGTGAACAGACAAACAGGGGAACTTGATGAAGTTACAG TCAAGTACAAAATCAAGCTACTTGATGAGTCAACAGTTGAAGAATCTCCGGAAGAAGGATCAACCTTCTTTGTAAATGAAG GACATGTCTTACCAGCACTGCCTATGGTCCTAAAAACTatgaaggaaggagagagagctGTTGTGATGGTGCAATCACAAT ATGCATTTGGGGAGCAGGGAAGAGCTGCTAAAAACCAATTTTCTGCTGTTCCACCAAATTCTGCAGTCAATATGGATGTGGAATTAGTTTCACTGAAGCCAGTGGTTGATGTTAGCGGAGATTTAAAAGTAATGAAGAAGACATTAAAGTCTGGTGATGGCCTTCGCACCCCACATGATGGTGAAACTGTTCATA TTAGATATATTGGCAGCCTGGAGGATGGTACTGTCTTTGAAAAGTTTGGCTTTGATGGGGAGCCCTTTGAGTTCATCATAGATGAAG AACAGGTAACGGTTGGATTAGATCGTGCAGTGGCAACAATGGTGAAGGGTGAACTTACTGAAGTGACAGTGAAGTTTGAGTATGGATTTGGCAGTACAGAAGTACAAAGACAATTGATAACTGTACCATCTTGCTCTACATTGATATATGAAGTGGAATTGATAGACTTCACAAAG GAGAAAGAATCATGGGAGATGAGTGCCCATGAAAAGTTGGAGGCTGCAGAGAAATCAAAAGTTGCTGGCAATGACCTATTCAAGATAAGAAAGTTTCAAAGGGCTGCAAAGAAGTATAGCGAG GCCCTTAGTTATATTAATGAGGACGGGCATGTTGAAGATGAAGTTGAAAAGTTAGTGAAAACTGTGAGAATATCCTGCTGGTTAAACCATGCAGCATGCTGTCTTAAACTGAAGGATTTTGCACAAGCAATTAGCTTGTGTTCAATG GTGTTAGAAATTGAATCTTGCAATGTGAAGGCTTTGTATCGGAGAGCACAAGCTTACATTGAATTGTATGACCTTGAATTAGCCAAGACAGATCTACGGAAAGCACTAGAACTGGATCCTAACAACAA GGAGGTGAAGTTACTGCAAGCAAATCTGAAAAAGCTTCAGGTAGAGAGTGACAAACGGGATGCAGAGCTTTATGCAAACATGTTTGATCGAATAACAGAAGAATCCGATGCTGTGTCAAAG AAGCGCAAGGTTGAAAATGTAAATCACAATGAAGAAACAAAG AGTTCTGACGCAGAGGAAGCACTAGAGGTGGTCAAAGGACACTGA
- the LOC120647682 gene encoding G-type lectin S-receptor-like serine/threonine-protein kinase At2g19130: MAVAIRGGTSAWCSASLDTISTDSPISGDLTVVSRGGNFELGFFSPAGGGGTTTSSSRSNYYVGIWYSKKVVSKRTSVWVANRAAPVANPSSSRLAVAVDGNLVLTNEAGKLVWSSNVSSAGSSSNGGAAVVAVILDTGNLILRRESGEVLWQSVEHPTDTWLPGARLGVNKITGDVLALVSWKNAGDPAPAMFTLRIDPNGSSQYLTIWNRTVTSWSSGEWNGDVYAGVPEMTSHYKYDFQFVNDTNGTYFTYSLQDPTVISRTVLDVFGQIRQIMWEPSADEWMIIWAEPHRLCDVYAVCGEFSVCNEKSELYCSCPAGFRPSSVADWELGDHSMGCRRNNPLRWCDGGANTSSVHGKGNGGDDDAFLLAPGVSLPRNPSPARASSAGDCGLACLRSCDCTAYSYDSHCSHGGLLNLQDTAGVDGLYLRLSAMDVPFSKGRRRTVVLASTVAVASFLAMSAIVSVVVTRMFRRRRQRSMAFMQAASEGGNLVMFRYGGGSFGSVSKGTLPAGAGQVAIAVKKLEGRLCVGEKQFRNEVRTIGVIQHVNLVRIQHVNLVRLRGFSSHGSERLLMYDHMPNGSLDKALFGGAEAPALSWRARFQVALGAARGLLYLHEGCRDCIIHCDIKPENILLDKDLVPKVADFGLAKRWDGTSAGAKADVYSYGIVLLDIISGRRNARCWPTAEQDSSSLSGYFLLVAARKVSQGEALDGLLDDRLRGDADPRELERACRWLADDDFRENVTFGTL; encoded by the exons ATGGCCGTGGCCATCCGCGGCGGCACTAGTGCGTGGTGCTCCGCGTCGTTGGACACCATCTCCACTGACTCCCCCATCTCCGGTGACCTGACGGTCGTGTCGAGAGGCGGTAACTTCGAGCTGGGCTTCTTCAGTCccgctggtggcggcggcacgaCGACCTCCTCCTCTCGCAGCAACTACTACGTGGGAATCTGGTACAGCAAGAAGGTCGTGTCGAAGCGCACGTCCGTGTGGGTCGCCAACAGGGCCGCCCCGGTCGCCAACCCGTCGTCCTCTCGGCTCGCCGTGGCGGTGGACGGCAACCTCGTGCTCACCAACGAAGCCGGCAAGCTCGTCTGGTCCTCGAACGTCAGCTCCGCCGGCAGCAGCTCgaatggcggcgccgccgtcgtggcgGTCATCTTGGACACCGGGAACCTCATCCTCCGGCGCGAGAGCGGCGAGGTTCTGTGGCAGAGCGTGGAGCACCCAACCGACACATGGCTCCCTGGAGCGCGCCTTGGCGTGAACAAGATCACCGGCGACGTGCTGGCGCTGGTTTCTTGGAAGAACGCCGGTGATCCGGCCCCCGCAATGTTCACCTTGCGGATCGACCCGAACGGGAGCAGCCAGTACCTCACGATCTGGAACAGGACCGTGACTTCCTGGAGCAGCGGGGAGTGGAACGGCGATGTGTACGCCGGGGTCCCCGAGATGACGTCGCACTACAAGTACGACTTCCAGTTCGTCAACGACACGAACGGCACCTACTTCACCTACTCCCTGCAGGACCCCACGGTGATCTCCAGGACGGTCCTGGACGTCTTCGGCCAGATCAGGCAGATCATGTGGGAGCCGTCCGCCGACGAGTGGATGATCATCTGGGCGGAGCCGCACCGGCTGTGCGACGTCTACGCCGTATGCGGCGAGTTCAGCGTCTGCAACGAGAAGAGCGAGCTCTACTGCAGCTGCCCCGCCGGCTTCCGTCCCTCCTCCGTGGCGGACTGGGAGCTAGGAGATCACTCGATGGGCTGCCGCCGGAACAATCCATTGCGGTGGTGTGACGGTGGCGCGAACACCTCGTCGGTGCACGGCAAGGGcaacggcggcgacgacgacgccttCTTGTTGGCGCCAGGTGTTTCTTTGCCGAGAAATCCATCGCCTGCAAGGGCATCCAGCGCTGGAGACTGCGGGCTGGCGTGCTTGAGGAGCTGCGACTGCACCGCGTACTCTTACGACAGTCACTGCTCTCACGGCGGCTTGCTCAACTTGCAGGACACGGCCGGCGTGGATGGCCTTTACCTCCGGCTGTCCGCCATGGACGTCCCCTTCTCGAAAGGCCGTAGGAGAACCGTCGTCCTCGCTTCCACTGTCGCAGTTGCGTCGTTCCTAGCCATGTCCGCCATCGTGTCTGTGGTTGTTACTAGGATGTTTAGGAGAAGGCGGCAGAGGAGCATGGCATTCATGCAGGCGGCATCAGAAGGCGGCAACCTCGTGATGTTCAGGTACGGTGGCGGCAGCTTCGGCTCGGTGTCCAAGGGGACACTGCCAGCCGGGGCCGGGCAGGTGGCCATTGCGGTGAAGAAGCTCGAGGGCCGCCTCTGCGTGGGGGAGAAGCAGTTCCGGAACGAGGTGCGCACCATCGGCGTGATCCAGCACGTCAACCTCGTCCGCATCCAGCACGTCAACCTCGTCCGCCTCCGCGGCTTCTCCTCCCACGGCAGCGAGCGGCTGCTCATGTACGACCACATGCCCAACGGCTCGCTGGACAAGGCGCTCTTCGGGggagcggaggcgccggcgctgAGCTGGCGCGCGAGGTTCCAGGTCgcgctcggcgcggcgcggggcctgCTGTACCTCCACGAGGGGTGCCGGGACTGCATCATCCACTGCGACATCAAGCCGGAGAACATCCTGCTGGACAAGGATCTGGTGCCCAAGGTGGCCGACTTCGGCCTCGCCAAGCGCTGGGACGGGACTTCTGCAGG CGCCAAGGCCGACGTGTACAGCTACGGGATTGTGCTGCTGGATATCATCTCCGGGCGGCGGAACGCGCGTTGCTGGCCGACCGCGGAGCAGGACTCGTCGTCGCTGTCGGGGTACTTCCTGCTGGTGGCCGCGAGGAAGGTCAGCCAGGGGGAGGCGCTCGACGGGCTGCTGGACGATCGGCTGCGCGGCGACGCGGACCCGCGGGAGCTGGAGCGCGCGTGCAGGTGGCTTGCTG ATGATGATTTTAGAGAAAATGTGACtttcggtaccctgtag